Proteins co-encoded in one Gossypium arboreum isolate Shixiya-1 chromosome 11, ASM2569848v2, whole genome shotgun sequence genomic window:
- the LOC108472068 gene encoding disease resistance-like protein DSC1, with protein sequence MINLKGSQYLIKTPDFTTAPELEALIMEGCTRLVDVHPSIRVLKMLKLLNLRDCKSLRSLPTRIGMESLETLILSGCSSLIRFPEIDGKMESLKTLDLSGCYKIKYLPLNLQQIEFLEELDLSETAITEPPSLIFQLENLKVLSFNGCKGPSSKLRPNMPLMLPSLSSLSLLRELKLRDCNLREGDIPSDISSLSSLTDLDLSGNNFISIPASLTRLSKLWFLDLSNCNMCTLGEADIHGLSALSYLKLRGNNFITIPLALTQLSRLQLLALSNCRKLKSLPGLLTTIRNMEIDGCSSLEVIASPSKVCNSVDSGAVKAFNCFKLAENINALTLLKEHLKAFANSIKRFDIIMPGSEIPEWFSQQKGDSSIKIPLPINLRKDSQWIGVASCCIFVNNDASRDDEVINCGTFIYCKNPRLIDWTGSLVGKQRNEPIMKDHLFLHYWSRDKLYSSSLEDKYGDCETNNLWATDCLDKKWDEFEVSFIDPFGRSVKVKKCGVRIVYEKDLEEIKELQFHTTQSSPNSEHSYQHSAHNDGLVGSTTHIKQKHNIYKEAGEEGPQPKRMQKFLNFIMGQSKKH encoded by the exons ATGATCAACCTCAAAGGGTCTCAATACTTGATCAAGACACCAGACTTCACAACAGCACCAGAACTTGAAGCTTTGATTATGGAAGGTTGTACCAGATTAGTAGATGTCCATCCATCAATCAGAGTGCTCAAGATGcttaaacttttaaatttaagAGACTGCAAAAGTCTTAGGAGTCTTCCAACCAGAATTGGAATGGAATCTCTTGAAACATTAATTCTTTCAGGTTGCTCAAGTCTTATAAGGTTTCCGGAGATTGATGGGAAAATGGAAAGTCTAAAAACTCTTGATCTTTCTGgttgttataaaattaaatatttgccATTGAATTTGCAGCAAATAGAGTTTTTGGAAGAGCTTGACTTGAGTGAAACGGCAATAACAGAACCACCATCCTTGATTTTTCAATTGGAAAATCTTAAAGTTCTGTCTTTCAATGGGTGCAAAGGACCATCATCTAAGTTACGACCAAATATGCCTCTGATGTTGCCTTCGCTGTCAAGTTTGAGTTTATTAAGAGAGTTGAAGCTAAGGGACTGCAATCTTCGTGAAGGAGATATTCCTAGTGATATTTCTAGCCTATCTTCCTTGACAGATCTTGATCTTAGTGGTAACAATTTCATCAGCATACCTGCATCTCTTACTCGACTCTCGAAGCTTTGGTTTCTTGATTTGTCAAATTGCAACATGTGCACTCTTGGTGAAGCGGATATTCATGGTCTATCCGCTTTGAGTTATCTTAAACTTAGGGGTAACAATTTCATCACCATTCCTTTGGCTCTTACTCAACTTTCCAGGCTTCAATTGCTTGCATTATCTAATTGCAGAAAGCTTAAATCATTGCCTGGGCTTCTAACAACCATAAGAAATATGGAGATAGATGGTTGTTCTTCACTTGAAGTAATTGCAAGTCCATCAAAAGTATGCAATTCAGTGGACTCGGGTGCCGTTAAAGCCTTTAACTGCTTCAAATTGGCTGAGAATATCAATGCATTAACACTGCTGAAAGAGCATCTTAAG gcaTTTGCAAATTCAATAAAAAGGTTTGACATTATTATGCCCGGAAGTGAAATCCCAGAATGGTTTAGCCAACAAAAAGGTGACTCTTCAATTAAGATACCGCTACCTATCAACCTTCGGAAAGATAGTCAATGGATTGGAGTTGCTTCTTGCTGCATTTTTGTCAATAATGACGCTTCAAGGGATGACGAGGTTATCAATTGTGGAACATTTATCTACTGTAAAAATCCTCGACTGATTGATTGGACAGGCTCGTTGGTGGGTAAACAACGTAACGAGCCCATAATGAAAGATCATCTTTTTCTTCATTATTGGTCTCGTGATAAGTTGTATTCATCTTCTTTGGAGGATAAATATGGTGACTGTGAAACCAATAATTTATGGGCAACAGATTGCTTAGATAAAAAATGGGATGAGTTTGAGGTGTCTTTCATAGATCCATTTGGACGCAGTGTTAAGGTGAAGAAGTGTGGTGTTAGAATAGTGTATGAGAAAGATTTGGAAGAAATAAAAGAGTTGCAGttccataccactcaatcttCTCCAAATTCTGAGCACAGCTACCAACACTCTGCTCACAACGATGGATTAGTAGGTAGCACTACTcacataaaacaaaaacataatatCTACAAGGAAGCAGGGGAAGAAGGGCCACAACCAAAACGGATGCAAAagtttttgaattttataatgGGTCAATCGAAGAAGCATTAA
- the LOC128283626 gene encoding TMV resistance protein N-like isoform X2, which produces MSSLPSTSSSISRKKYDVFLSFRGEDTRKNFTDHLYDALKRSGIITFRDDPKLETGEEIAPELLKAIQQSWCSVIIFSETYAFSGWCLEELAEIVQQKNVNGHKVYPIFYDVDPSDLRKQKEKVEEAFAKHEERYKEEKDRIQKWRNALTQVANIKGWHLHNRHESEFIRDIVKKISAKLCQTYPIVQDELVGISLRLEELYSKINIGEDDVRIIGICGMGGIGKTTLARIVYTQMSAHFEDKCFNFFNVHEGNAIISHRLSSKKVLVVLDDVDNVQHLKCLVGKRDWFSLGSRIIVTTRDEHLLRSYRIDDVYKPRTLNPINALRLFNLKAFDSDTVPKYDFIELSKHIVHYVDGLPLALEVLGSFLYGRDIMQWRSAIERLKQESNKEILKTLRISFDGLEEKEKNIFLDIACFFNREKKDLVMKVVKNKIE; this is translated from the exons ATGTCGTCATTACCTTCGACTTCCTCATCAATTTCCAGAAAGAAATACGATGTTTTCTTGAGTTTTAGAGGTGAAGATACCCGCAAGAACTTTACGGATCATCTCTACGATGCTCTAAAAAGAAGTGGGATCATCACTTTCAGGGATGATCCAAAGCTGGAGACCGGCGAAGAGATCGCACCAGAACTCTTGAAAGCAATCCAGCAGTCATGGTGCTCGGTAATCATTTTTTCGGAAACCTATGCCTTTTCAGGATGGTGCTTGGAGGAGCTTGCTGAGATTGTTCAACAAAAAAATGTTAACGGACATAAAGTATATCCAATTTTCTATGATGTGGATCCATCCgatttaagaaaacaaaaagaaaaagttgaagaAGCCTTCGCCAAACATGAAGAGAGGTACAAGGAAGAAAAAGACAGGATCCAAAAGTGGCGAAATGCTTTGACTCAAGTAGCTAACATCAAAGGATGGCATTTACATAATAG GCATGAATCAGAGTTTATCAGAGACATTGTTAAGAAGATATCAGCAAAATTATGTCAGACATATCCAATTGTTCAAGATGAGTTGGTTGGAATTAGCTTACGTTTGGAGGAGTTGTATTCGAAAATAAACATTGGGGAAGACGATGTACGCATTATAGGAATTTGCGGAATGGGTGGCATCGGTAAAACAACTCTTGCAAGGATTGTTTACACTCAAATGTCAGCTCATTTTGAAG ATAAATGCTTCAATTTTTTCAATGTTCATGAAGGGAATGCCATAATTAGCCACAGGTTGTCTAGCAAAAAGGTTCTTGTCGTTCTTGATGATGTTGATAACGTACAACACTTAAAATGCTTGGTTGGAAAGCGTGATTGGTTCAGTTTAGGGAGTAGGATCATTGTAACAACAAGAGATGAACATTTGCTCCGATCTTATCGAATTGATGATGTGTATAAGCCTAGAACATTGAATCCTATCAACGCGCTTAGGCTTTTCAATTTGAAAGCTTTTGATAGTGATACAGTGCCGAAATATGATTTCATTGAGCTTTCTAAACATATTGTACATTATGTTGATGGGCTTCCCTTAGCTCTTGAAGTTTTGGGTTCATTTTTGTACGGTAGAGATATAATGCAGTGGAGAAGTGCAATCGAAAGACTTAAACAAGAATCTAACAAAGAAATTCTTAAGACACTAAGAATTAGCTTTGATGGATTGGAAGAAAAGGAGAAGAATATATTTTTAGATATAGCATGCTTTTTCAATCGGGAGAAGAAAGATTTGGTAATGAaagttgtgaaaaataaaatagaataa
- the LOC128283626 gene encoding TMV resistance protein N-like isoform X1 — MSSLPSTSSSISRKKYDVFLSFRGEDTRKNFTDHLYDALKRSGIITFRDDPKLETGEEIAPELLKAIQQSWCSVIIFSETYAFSGWCLEELAEIVQQKNVNGHKVYPIFYDVDPSDLRKQKEKVEEAFAKHEERYKEEKDRIQKWRNALTQVANIKGWHLHNRHESEFIRDIVKKISAKLCQTYPIVQDELVGISLRLEELYSKINIGEDDVRIIGICGMGGIGKTTLARIVYTQMSAHFEGKSFVADIREVSNKCGLVPLQKQLLSQILPDKCFNFFNVHEGNAIISHRLSSKKVLVVLDDVDNVQHLKCLVGKRDWFSLGSRIIVTTRDEHLLRSYRIDDVYKPRTLNPINALRLFNLKAFDSDTVPKYDFIELSKHIVHYVDGLPLALEVLGSFLYGRDIMQWRSAIERLKQESNKEILKTLRISFDGLEEKEKNIFLDIACFFNREKKDLVMKVVKNKIE; from the exons ATGTCGTCATTACCTTCGACTTCCTCATCAATTTCCAGAAAGAAATACGATGTTTTCTTGAGTTTTAGAGGTGAAGATACCCGCAAGAACTTTACGGATCATCTCTACGATGCTCTAAAAAGAAGTGGGATCATCACTTTCAGGGATGATCCAAAGCTGGAGACCGGCGAAGAGATCGCACCAGAACTCTTGAAAGCAATCCAGCAGTCATGGTGCTCGGTAATCATTTTTTCGGAAACCTATGCCTTTTCAGGATGGTGCTTGGAGGAGCTTGCTGAGATTGTTCAACAAAAAAATGTTAACGGACATAAAGTATATCCAATTTTCTATGATGTGGATCCATCCgatttaagaaaacaaaaagaaaaagttgaagaAGCCTTCGCCAAACATGAAGAGAGGTACAAGGAAGAAAAAGACAGGATCCAAAAGTGGCGAAATGCTTTGACTCAAGTAGCTAACATCAAAGGATGGCATTTACATAATAG GCATGAATCAGAGTTTATCAGAGACATTGTTAAGAAGATATCAGCAAAATTATGTCAGACATATCCAATTGTTCAAGATGAGTTGGTTGGAATTAGCTTACGTTTGGAGGAGTTGTATTCGAAAATAAACATTGGGGAAGACGATGTACGCATTATAGGAATTTGCGGAATGGGTGGCATCGGTAAAACAACTCTTGCAAGGATTGTTTACACTCAAATGTCAGCTCATTTTGAAGGTAAAAGTTTTGTTGCTGATATTCGAGAAGTTTCAAATAAATGTGGACTTGTTCCTTTACAGAAACAACTTCTTTCTCAAATTTTGCCAGATAAATGCTTCAATTTTTTCAATGTTCATGAAGGGAATGCCATAATTAGCCACAGGTTGTCTAGCAAAAAGGTTCTTGTCGTTCTTGATGATGTTGATAACGTACAACACTTAAAATGCTTGGTTGGAAAGCGTGATTGGTTCAGTTTAGGGAGTAGGATCATTGTAACAACAAGAGATGAACATTTGCTCCGATCTTATCGAATTGATGATGTGTATAAGCCTAGAACATTGAATCCTATCAACGCGCTTAGGCTTTTCAATTTGAAAGCTTTTGATAGTGATACAGTGCCGAAATATGATTTCATTGAGCTTTCTAAACATATTGTACATTATGTTGATGGGCTTCCCTTAGCTCTTGAAGTTTTGGGTTCATTTTTGTACGGTAGAGATATAATGCAGTGGAGAAGTGCAATCGAAAGACTTAAACAAGAATCTAACAAAGAAATTCTTAAGACACTAAGAATTAGCTTTGATGGATTGGAAGAAAAGGAGAAGAATATATTTTTAGATATAGCATGCTTTTTCAATCGGGAGAAGAAAGATTTGGTAATGAaagttgtgaaaaataaaatagaataa